The Gemmatimonadaceae bacterium DNA segment TGGTCAGCGGACTCTGGGGCGTGCTCGTCGCGGACTTCATCCAGTTCGGCATCGCGATGGCCGGCTCGGTGGCGGCGGCGTACTTCGCGCTGCAGCGGCCAGAGGTCGGCGGTCTCGCCGGACTCTTCGCACAGCTGCCCGCCCAGACGGTGCAGTTCCTGCCGGACTTCTCCGACTGGACGGTCGCGCTCACGGTGTTCATCCTGCCGCTGACGGTGCAGTGGTGGTCGGTGTGGTACCCGGGCGCCGAGCCGGGCGGCGGCAGCTACATCGCGCAGCGGATGCTCGCGGCGCGCAGCGAGCAGGATGCGCTCTTCGGCACGCTGTTCTTCAACGTGGCGCATTACGGGATGCGCACCTGGCCCTGGATCATCGTCGCGCTGAGCTCGCTGCTGGTGTTCCCGTCCCTGGACGACATCGCGCGCGCCTTCCCGGACGTACCCCGCGGGATGATCGGCAACGACATCGCCTACCCGGCGATGCTGACCTTCCTGCCGGTGGGCTGGCTGGGCCTGATGGTGGCCGGCCTGCTCTCGGCCTACGTCTCGACCATCGTCACGCACCTCAACTGGGGCACGAGCTACCTCGTGCACGACCTCTACCGCCGCTTCGTGCAGCCCGACGCCAGCGAGACGCATTACGTGTTAGTCGGGCGCCTGGTCACGGCGGCGCTGATGCTGCTGGCGGCGGCGCTGACGTTCTATCTGGAGACGGCGCGGGCGGGCTTCACGCTGCTGCTCTCGATCGGCGCGGGCACGGGCCTGCTGTACCTGCTGCGCTGGTACTGGTGGCGCGTGAACGCGGCGGCGGAAGTCGCGGCGATGGCGGGGTCGTTCAGCATCGCGGTGGGCTTCGAGGTGGCACGGCGCCTCGGCTTCGAGGTGCCGACGCACATCGTGCTGCTCATCACGGTGGCCGCGACGACGGTGATCTGGACGGGCGCGGCGTTCTTCGGGCCGCGCACGGACGCCGGGGTGCTCGACCGCTTCTACCTGCTGGTGCGGCCGGCGGGCCCGGGCTGGCGCGAGGTGCGCGAGCGCGTCGGCGTGGCGGCGTCGCCGGATTCCTTCGCGCAGGCACTCGGCGGCTGGGTCTGCGGCGTCCTCTTCGTGTACGCCGCGCTGTTCGGCGTCGGGGCCTTCCTGGCGGGCAACACGACGCTGGCGGCGCTGTGGGCGGCGGTGTTCGTCGTCTGCGGCAGCTGTGCGTGGCGGATCGTGATGGGGTTCCGGCGCAGCGGCTGATGCACGCGACGTTGGCGGTCATTCTGGCCCGCGGGCTCGGTACACGGCTGCGCCGCGATGATGGCGCGACGATGAGTACCGAGCAGGCGCAGGCGGCGGAGGCTGGCCATAAGGCGCTGATGCCGCTGGGCGGACGCCCGTTATTGGACTATCTGCTGCACAACTTGACCGAGTCCGGAGTGCGCGACATCGTACTCGTCGTGCCGCCCGGCGACTCGCCGTTGCGGCAGCGCTATGATGTGGACCTGCCGCCCACGCGCCTGCGTGTGCGCTTCGCGGTGCAGAACGAGCCGCTGGGTACGGCCCACGCGCTGCTTGCCGCACGCGATGCCGTCTGCGCGCCGCTGGGCGCCCCGGCCGACGCCGACGGCCGGCGACACTTCCTGATGTGCAACGGCGACAACCTCTACTCCGCGGACGCGCTGCGCGCGCTGGTGAACGCTGACGGGCCGGCGCTGGTGGCCTATGACGCCGAGGCCCTGGTGCGCGAGAGCGGCATCGAGGCGGAACGCGTGCGACGCTTCGCGCTCGTGGACAGCGATGCCGCGGGGTTGCTGCGGGAGATCGTCGAGAAGCCGGACGCTGGACATCCGCTGCTTGCCGCCGCCTCGCCGCGCGTATCGATGAATCTCTGGCGCTTCACGGACCGCATCTTCGACGCCTGCCGCGGCCTCGAGCAGTCGCCGCGTGGCGAGTTCGAGTTGGCGGACGCAGTGCGGGCGTCGATGCAGGCGGGCGAACGCTACGCCGCGATTGAACGGGCCGAGGCGGTGCTGGACCTCACGCAGCGTCGCGACGTCGCCACGTTGGAGGCGCGCCTCGCCGGCGTGCATCCGCGCCCGTGATGCGCCGGCTCTTCGTGCCGGGGCGCATCGAGCTCTTCGGCAAGCACGTGGACTACGGCGGCGGCGTGTCGATGACCTGCGCCATCGACGAGG contains these protein-coding regions:
- a CDS encoding Na+:solute symporter, giving the protein MRLTSLDWTIVALSLTVAFVPALLLARRAGSSTSEFFTSGRAAPWWLIGVSMVATTFSTDTPNLVTDLVRGGGVAGNWVWWAFLLTGMATVFFYARMWRRSGVLTDLEFYEIRYSGRAASFVRGFRAVYLGLIFNVVIMATVNLAAAKIASILLGWPMWQTLAVCALLNVAFAVVSGLWGVLVADFIQFGIAMAGSVAAAYFALQRPEVGGLAGLFAQLPAQTVQFLPDFSDWTVALTVFILPLTVQWWSVWYPGAEPGGGSYIAQRMLAARSEQDALFGTLFFNVAHYGMRTWPWIIVALSSLLVFPSLDDIARAFPDVPRGMIGNDIAYPAMLTFLPVGWLGLMVAGLLSAYVSTIVTHLNWGTSYLVHDLYRRFVQPDASETHYVLVGRLVTAALMLLAAALTFYLETARAGFTLLLSIGAGTGLLYLLRWYWWRVNAAAEVAAMAGSFSIAVGFEVARRLGFEVPTHIVLLITVAATTVIWTGAAFFGPRTDAGVLDRFYLLVRPAGPGWREVRERVGVAASPDSFAQALGGWVCGVLFVYAALFGVGAFLAGNTTLAALWAAVFVVCGSCAWRIVMGFRRSG
- a CDS encoding NTP transferase domain-containing protein, translating into MADRDGVPAQRLMHATLAVILARGLGTRLRRDDGATMSTEQAQAAEAGHKALMPLGGRPLLDYLLHNLTESGVRDIVLVVPPGDSPLRQRYDVDLPPTRLRVRFAVQNEPLGTAHALLAARDAVCAPLGAPADADGRRHFLMCNGDNLYSADALRALVNADGPALVAYDAEALVRESGIEAERVRRFALVDSDAAGLLREIVEKPDAGHPLLAAASPRVSMNLWRFTDRIFDACRGLEQSPRGEFELADAVRASMQAGERYAAIERAEAVLDLTQRRDVATLEARLAGVHPRP